In Listeria cossartiae subsp. cossartiae, one genomic interval encodes:
- a CDS encoding MucBP domain-containing protein: protein MLKKIFIALIALVVIINTVSFTAVSASTPTWLEQTMNSNEPFIQEIEKETGKTRANITQTDLEAITALRVTGASDIPTNIDMLTHLTTLEVKSGTLSSVSNSVGNLKELKILVLNDNNLSTFPMIVFQLPKLEELQVSGGTIEEIPATITNMASHLKFLGILNNHLVKVPDAIFTTNWTNSSTGELDLMAAGNQIVTNIPANYISQFNNGDNLLEFYDNNYQKQDQLTTTPGYTIDVPVGTDFNQLTPDKTKLALKSGRTILAQHEFEYYDDGSSSLIHNGVAAAPGQTTIFIKSKFSTQSNQFARTQVTVNITALNGGPITVKHEDTKGQELAPPVILNGKDGDPYTTTQKTFPGYTLVATPANQNGTFTLTPATVNYVYSANDYKLTSTFKDAQGQELKAPVVDTKDYHIQDNYTTTAATIPGYSLVSTPANQNGTFGAGNVTVNYVYKKDDYTLTSTYKDTNGQELKAPVIDATTYHYQDTYTTTAAVFPGYTLVATPTNATGTFGSSNITVNYVYQANGYQLTSTFKDQQGKTIAPDDVDAKTYHVNDPYTTTAKTIPGYTLVTTPTNNQGNFGTSDITVDYVYKAEDYTLTSTYKDAQGKELKAPVVDSKKYHIQDNYSTSAATIPGYTLVATPANHAGTFHTSDVTVNYVYKLTDLKLTSTYKDAQGTELKPPVVDSKTYHIQDNYATTAAVIPGYTLVATPANQSGTFGSTDIQVNYVYQAVAYKLTSTYKDQQGNDLALPKVDSKTYHIQDGYTTSDIAIPGYTLVAAPTNQKGTFGASDVTVNYVYKANDYTLTSTYKDAQGKELKTPVIDSQKYHINDTYTTTGATIPGYTLVAAPANQSGTFGAANVTVNYVYKADDYTLTSTYKDANGKELKAPVVDSKTYHTKDNYSTSAATLPGYTLVAAPANQTGTFNTSNVTVNYVYKANEYTLTSTFKNVQGTELKPAIVKKGFIIKDGYATSGVTIPGYTLVATPSNKKGTFGASNVTVNYVYKANGYALITTYKDTQGNDLKPLAIDTKTYNINDPYTATALNIPGYTLTTTPANEKGVFGASDETVNYVYKANDYTLTTTYKDANGKELQAPKVDAKTYHIQDTYKTTVAVIPGYTLVATPKNDQGTFGANNVTVNYVYQTNDYTLTATFKDAQGNELKAAEIEAQKYHIHDTYTSKAAVIPGYTLEKTPTNETGTFNASDIQVNYVYKANDYQLTSTFKDQQGNEIALPTVDAKTYHIHDAYTTKARLIPGYSLVAAPTNQIGAFGTSDVTVNYVYKKDAIIKPITPAKPTILTIKTPASKVVKTKVVKQTLPKTGDDDAGLLNLLRLIGLVLILGVFLAVGSKKLR from the coding sequence ATTTTAAAGAAAATATTTATTGCATTAATTGCGCTTGTAGTTATTATCAATACAGTTAGTTTTACGGCTGTTTCTGCAAGCACACCTACATGGTTAGAACAAACCATGAATAGTAATGAACCGTTTATACAAGAGATTGAAAAAGAAACTGGTAAAACGAGAGCGAATATTACACAGACAGATTTAGAAGCAATAACCGCCTTGCGAGTAACAGGGGCAAGTGATATTCCGACAAATATTGATATGTTAACTCATTTAACTACGTTAGAAGTTAAAAGTGGAACATTATCTTCTGTATCTAACTCAGTGGGGAATTTAAAAGAGTTAAAAATCTTAGTTCTGAATGATAATAATTTAAGCACCTTTCCAATGATTGTTTTTCAACTACCTAAGTTAGAAGAATTACAAGTTTCTGGGGGAACAATAGAAGAAATCCCTGCAACAATAACAAATATGGCGAGTCATTTGAAATTCTTAGGGATATTAAATAACCATTTAGTGAAGGTTCCAGACGCAATTTTCACTACGAACTGGACAAACTCATCTACGGGAGAATTAGACTTAATGGCTGCAGGGAACCAGATTGTAACCAATATTCCTGCCAACTATATAAGCCAGTTTAATAATGGGGATAACCTATTAGAATTTTACGATAACAACTATCAAAAACAAGACCAACTAACTACAACACCTGGATATACCATTGATGTACCTGTTGGAACTGATTTTAATCAATTAACACCAGACAAAACGAAACTCGCACTAAAATCTGGACGAACTATACTCGCACAACATGAATTCGAGTATTATGATGATGGTTCAAGTTCACTAATCCACAATGGCGTGGCAGCAGCACCGGGTCAAACGACCATTTTCATCAAAAGCAAGTTTTCCACGCAATCGAACCAATTTGCCAGAACACAAGTTACGGTAAACATCACCGCGCTAAACGGCGGACCTATTACCGTGAAACATGAAGATACAAAAGGGCAAGAACTTGCGCCACCTGTCATTTTAAATGGTAAAGACGGGGATCCTTATACAACGACACAAAAAACTTTCCCAGGCTATACTTTAGTTGCAACACCAGCCAATCAAAATGGTACCTTCACCTTGACCCCAGCTACAGTCAACTATGTATACAGCGCAAATGATTACAAACTAACATCTACTTTCAAAGATGCCCAAGGTCAAGAACTGAAAGCGCCAGTTGTGGATACAAAAGATTACCATATCCAAGACAACTATACTACAACAGCAGCAACTATTCCGGGCTATTCTTTAGTTTCCACACCTGCTAATCAGAACGGCACTTTTGGAGCTGGGAATGTCACGGTTAATTATGTATACAAAAAAGACGATTATACACTTACTTCCACTTACAAAGATACGAACGGTCAAGAATTAAAAGCACCAGTGATAGATGCGACAACGTATCATTATCAAGACACCTATACAACAACAGCCGCAGTTTTCCCAGGTTATACGTTAGTAGCAACGCCAACAAACGCTACTGGGACATTTGGTTCGTCAAACATCACTGTTAATTACGTATATCAAGCAAATGGCTATCAATTAACTTCTACATTTAAAGATCAACAAGGGAAGACAATCGCACCAGATGATGTCGATGCTAAAACCTATCACGTGAACGATCCCTATACAACAACTGCCAAAACGATCCCGGGTTACACATTAGTGACGACCCCTACAAACAACCAAGGTAATTTTGGAACAAGCGATATTACGGTTGATTATGTTTATAAAGCAGAAGATTATACATTAACTTCGACTTACAAAGATGCACAAGGTAAAGAATTAAAAGCACCCGTTGTAGATAGTAAAAAATATCATATTCAAGACAACTATTCTACAAGTGCAGCAACCATTCCAGGTTATACGCTAGTAGCGACACCAGCGAACCACGCCGGAACCTTCCATACGAGCGATGTTACGGTTAATTATGTGTATAAATTAACAGACTTAAAATTAACTTCGACATATAAAGATGCGCAAGGAACGGAGTTAAAACCACCCGTTGTAGATAGCAAAACGTATCATATTCAAGATAACTATGCTACAACTGCAGCTGTGATTCCTGGCTACACATTAGTCGCAACACCAGCGAACCAATCAGGTACTTTTGGTAGCACGGATATTCAAGTGAACTATGTGTACCAAGCAGTTGCTTATAAACTAACTTCGACGTATAAAGATCAACAAGGGAATGATTTAGCTTTACCAAAAGTAGATTCGAAAACGTACCATATTCAGGATGGTTACACGACGAGTGATATTGCTATTCCAGGTTATACATTAGTCGCGGCTCCAACGAATCAAAAAGGTACATTTGGCGCGAGTGATGTAACCGTGAATTATGTCTACAAAGCCAATGACTACACACTAACTTCAACATATAAAGATGCACAAGGTAAGGAATTAAAAACGCCAGTCATAGACAGTCAAAAATATCACATTAATGACACTTATACTACGACAGGAGCTACTATTCCAGGTTACACATTAGTCGCAGCACCAGCGAATCAATCAGGTACATTTGGCGCGGCGAATGTAACAGTCAACTATGTCTACAAAGCAGATGATTACACGCTAACTTCGACCTACAAAGATGCAAACGGCAAAGAATTAAAAGCGCCAGTTGTAGACAGCAAAACTTACCATACAAAAGATAACTATTCTACTAGCGCAGCAACCCTTCCTGGCTACACACTAGTGGCAGCACCAGCAAATCAAACAGGTACATTTAATACGAGCAATGTGACAGTCAATTATGTCTACAAAGCGAATGAATATACCTTAACTTCCACTTTCAAAAATGTACAAGGAACAGAACTAAAACCAGCTATCGTGAAAAAAGGATTTATTATTAAGGATGGCTATGCGACTAGTGGCGTAACAATTCCAGGCTATACATTAGTGGCAACACCATCGAACAAAAAAGGAACATTTGGTGCTAGTAATGTAACAGTTAATTATGTATATAAAGCGAATGGTTATGCATTAATCACAACATATAAAGACACACAAGGTAACGACTTAAAACCACTAGCCATTGATACAAAAACATACAATATTAACGACCCATACACTGCAACAGCGCTGAACATCCCAGGTTATACATTAACAACTACACCAGCCAATGAAAAAGGTGTATTTGGCGCAAGTGATGAAACAGTTAATTACGTATATAAAGCAAATGATTATACGTTAACAACTACCTACAAAGACGCAAACGGCAAAGAACTACAAGCACCTAAAGTAGACGCGAAAACTTATCATATCCAAGACACATACAAAACAACTGTAGCAGTCATTCCTGGCTATACATTAGTCGCAACACCTAAGAATGACCAAGGTACTTTTGGAGCGAACAATGTAACTGTGAATTACGTGTACCAAACAAATGATTACACGCTAACTGCGACATTTAAAGATGCTCAAGGAAATGAATTAAAAGCAGCAGAAATAGAGGCACAAAAATACCATATTCATGACACTTACACATCGAAAGCAGCCGTGATTCCGGGCTACACTTTAGAAAAAACACCAACGAACGAAACGGGTACTTTTAATGCGAGTGATATTCAAGTGAATTATGTGTATAAAGCAAATGATTATCAACTTACTTCTACTTTTAAAGATCAACAAGGCAACGAAATAGCATTACCAACAGTTGATGCAAAAACTTATCACATTCATGACGCGTATACAACGAAAGCTCGCTTGATTCCAGGGTATAGCCTAGTAGCTGCACCAACAAACCAAATAGGTGCTTTTGGAACAAGTGACGTAACAGTCAATTATGTGTATAAAAAAGATGCTATTATAAAACCTATTACTCCAGCGAAACCAACTATTCTTACAATAAAAACACCTGCAAGCAAAGTAGTTAAGACTAAAGTAGTTAAGCAAACTCTTCCTAAAACAGGGGATGACGATGCTGGACTATTAAACCTACTAAGACTTATAGGACTCGTTTTAATTTTAGGCGTATTTTTGGCAGTCGGAAGTAAAAAATTAAGATAA
- a CDS encoding superoxide dismutase, whose amino-acid sequence MRKGRWLLILLLLIVLVALSACEDSGNGDVSGVPAKREKQHFPPNDTKKGWIELLATDGISSQGDLPCVYEEAESVEKLEIHMKELSTASLTYIYIDGYIVQMEQGGNELSFQIQLSKTELRKGIHELAVVQYQENNPETKKVEFLKRAKYEVKQIKND is encoded by the coding sequence TTGCGAAAAGGTCGATGGTTGCTCATATTATTACTATTGATAGTATTAGTGGCATTATCAGCATGCGAGGACAGCGGGAATGGAGATGTTTCGGGTGTGCCGGCTAAAAGGGAAAAACAGCATTTTCCTCCAAATGATACGAAAAAAGGATGGATAGAACTTCTTGCCACGGATGGAATTTCAAGTCAAGGTGATCTGCCTTGTGTTTATGAAGAGGCGGAATCTGTAGAAAAATTGGAAATTCATATGAAAGAGTTGAGTACGGCAAGCCTAACCTATATTTACATTGACGGCTACATCGTACAAATGGAACAAGGCGGCAACGAACTTTCTTTTCAAATTCAATTAAGTAAAACGGAATTGAGAAAAGGAATCCATGAATTAGCCGTTGTGCAATATCAAGAAAATAACCCCGAAACAAAAAAAGTAGAGTTTTTAAAACGTGCTAAATATGAAGTGAAACAAATAAAAAACGACTAA
- a CDS encoding XRE/MutR family transcriptional regulator — MISYGELIRQIRQSKKISQKEVYTGVISKSYAIEFEKGTHAISSLLLEKIVAKLMVSMEEFFLMYHQEELPEKEDFWETYARTCKTDEASAWESLYQKISLEKGKVNQVKSAAIKLELDHIKGKQVVDKKAVQILENYLIEVVFWTLQDIFLFTRMMHYLPLKSRVPFYYKLLNTLDRYRHFERGRSILQSALASIMDDFIERNEIEHMELMIKSLEKISEDCDGTYSRILCMYYHGIVRWGEGEEREGGEEIEQAVAILRALGYEDKAIDYETMYRQFARENNDIKTME, encoded by the coding sequence ATGATAAGTTATGGTGAGCTGATTCGGCAAATAAGGCAGTCTAAAAAAATCTCCCAAAAAGAAGTGTACACAGGGGTCATTAGTAAATCTTATGCAATTGAATTTGAAAAGGGGACACATGCAATATCAAGCCTATTACTCGAGAAAATTGTCGCTAAGTTAATGGTGAGTATGGAGGAATTTTTCTTAATGTATCATCAAGAGGAGTTGCCGGAGAAGGAGGATTTTTGGGAAACTTACGCGCGGACATGTAAAACGGATGAAGCAAGCGCTTGGGAATCCCTTTACCAAAAAATATCGTTAGAAAAAGGGAAAGTTAATCAAGTGAAAAGCGCGGCGATAAAACTGGAGTTAGACCATATAAAAGGCAAACAAGTGGTGGACAAAAAAGCGGTTCAAATTTTGGAGAATTATTTGATTGAAGTGGTTTTTTGGACATTGCAGGATATCTTTTTATTTACGCGGATGATGCACTATTTGCCACTGAAAAGCCGAGTACCGTTCTATTATAAATTGTTAAACACGCTGGATAGATACCGCCATTTTGAACGAGGAAGAAGCATTTTACAATCGGCGCTGGCTAGTATCATGGATGATTTTATAGAGAGAAATGAAATAGAGCATATGGAGCTAATGATAAAAAGCTTAGAGAAAATTAGTGAGGACTGTGATGGTACTTATTCCAGAATTCTTTGTATGTATTATCATGGAATTGTGCGGTGGGGAGAAGGCGAAGAGCGCGAAGGTGGCGAAGAAATCGAGCAGGCAGTAGCTATTTTGCGGGCATTAGGTTATGAGGATAAAGCGATAGATTATGAAACCATGTACCGACAATTTGCGAGGGAAAACAACGATATAAAAACGATGGAATGA
- a CDS encoding Rgg/GadR/MutR family transcriptional regulator: MGSYGELIREIRLSKGLTQKEVYTGIISRSYAIGFEKGKHEITLSLFEEILARIMVSLDEFFFIYREFSSTEDDSFWIELVAELHKNDVSGLERLLDKISAKRDDRTELRKAILQIRIQIINHYLRTNVYDESVASNEYTKIIHDYLWKIQSWTLEEIRIFANSISFFEEEVQIHFYQIMLKSYEKYRYYDRGRLMYCHLFAGMIDELIIQNKLEAAKQVWEKLKEASETNSSYNTAFYRIVCNYYQGLIWMKEGEVEKGYRQAKRALQTWRELHYETIADLYFLLLKGFLEKENIQVED, translated from the coding sequence ATGGGTTCATATGGCGAATTGATTCGGGAAATACGGCTATCTAAAGGTTTGACTCAAAAAGAGGTATACACAGGAATTATATCTAGGTCTTATGCAATCGGATTTGAAAAAGGAAAACACGAGATTACTTTGAGTTTGTTTGAAGAAATCCTAGCACGTATTATGGTCTCTTTAGATGAGTTTTTCTTTATTTATAGAGAATTTTCTTCAACGGAAGATGACAGTTTTTGGATTGAGCTTGTTGCAGAATTACATAAAAATGATGTTTCGGGTTTGGAGAGGTTGCTAGATAAAATAAGTGCCAAACGCGATGATCGAACAGAACTTAGAAAAGCAATACTCCAAATAAGAATTCAAATTATTAATCATTATTTGCGTACGAATGTCTATGACGAATCGGTAGCATCTAATGAATATACAAAAATTATTCATGACTATCTGTGGAAAATTCAATCTTGGACTTTAGAAGAAATCCGTATTTTTGCGAATAGTATATCTTTTTTTGAGGAAGAAGTACAAATTCATTTTTATCAAATTATGTTGAAATCTTATGAAAAATATCGTTACTATGACAGGGGCAGATTGATGTATTGTCATCTGTTTGCAGGTATGATAGATGAGTTGATTATACAAAACAAGCTGGAGGCGGCAAAACAAGTCTGGGAAAAATTAAAGGAAGCATCTGAAACTAATTCCAGTTACAACACTGCTTTTTATCGAATAGTTTGTAATTATTATCAGGGATTAATTTGGATGAAGGAAGGGGAAGTGGAAAAGGGCTATCGCCAAGCTAAAAGAGCTCTTCAGACATGGAGAGAGTTACACTATGAAACTATAGCTGATTTATATTTCTTATTATTAAAGGGATTTTTAGAAAAAGAAAATATCCAAGTAGAAGATTAA
- a CDS encoding LapB repeat-containing protein: MKLSKFFTIIALSATVTSSLPIPMVKAESTTANETKIENQLPKTDLKETPKEKTTNNNLKNQLVQAGTKTYNDYFPDDNLAKAVAEKMNKNVDESVTVEELAKITKLDARSRGIEDSTGIEYLTGLETLYLDDNQLKSIDVSNNLNLKELACSNNPLANLDVSKNLALKELTCENNELTQLDVSKNTALEYLYCPRNQLTKLDVSKNSALRYLACDVNQLTNLDVSKNPALTNLGCTKNQLTDLDVSQNPNLSTLVCSDNQLTNLDVSQNHSLAYLTCDNNGLKNIDINQNLALIELSCENNQLTKLDTTQNLALEVLYCDNNQLTDLDVRKNVNLLILSCNSNQLTNLAVGDTIGNVRCNNNQLKDISFLPDYFTDDNDDYQAMDQTLVSPTQTTQNNKLVYAVPTDLLDKDGNIVSIIKPENGGIYDAATRTITWENLPDNGEVSYTFENEDYGRFSGRVTVPYTGKETISISSDDEISYKEGTTKTEAAFLADIHASVTPATETITSNFADVVDFQTPGKYLVTLSVAGSDITKDVIVYVTAEPSTDNPVAPTPPKDKDDTDVNSGKSTDKQPVKVVEKQLPKTGDITSLSLSLAGIVCLSFGILFFIKRKKKQSNSD; this comes from the coding sequence ATGAAACTGTCCAAATTTTTTACAATAATTGCATTAAGTGCCACCGTTACAAGTAGCCTACCGATACCAATGGTAAAAGCAGAGAGCACAACCGCAAATGAAACTAAAATCGAAAATCAATTACCAAAAACAGATTTAAAAGAAACACCGAAAGAAAAAACAACGAATAACAACCTGAAAAATCAACTTGTCCAAGCAGGAACCAAAACTTATAATGATTACTTTCCAGATGATAATTTAGCTAAAGCGGTAGCAGAAAAAATGAACAAAAACGTGGATGAATCTGTAACTGTCGAGGAATTAGCTAAAATAACTAAACTAGATGCACGCAGCCGAGGTATAGAAGATAGCACTGGAATCGAATATTTGACTGGATTAGAGACGCTTTATCTTGACGATAATCAACTAAAAAGTATAGATGTCAGTAATAATCTAAATCTAAAAGAATTGGCTTGCTCTAACAACCCGTTAGCGAATTTAGATGTTAGTAAAAATCTTGCTCTAAAAGAATTGACTTGTGAAAACAATGAATTAACACAACTAGATGTTAGCAAAAATACAGCTTTAGAGTATTTGTATTGCCCTAGAAATCAGTTAACAAAGCTAGATGTTAGTAAAAACTCCGCTTTACGTTATTTGGCTTGCGATGTCAATCAATTAACCAATTTAGATGTTAGTAAAAATCCAGCTTTAACAAATCTTGGTTGTACTAAAAATCAACTTACAGATTTAGATGTTAGCCAAAATCCAAATTTAAGCACTTTGGTTTGTTCTGATAACCAGTTAACCAACTTAGACGTTAGCCAAAATCATTCTCTAGCATACTTGACTTGTGATAACAATGGGTTGAAGAATATAGATATTAATCAAAATCTAGCTTTAATAGAGTTATCTTGTGAAAATAATCAACTAACGAAATTAGATACTACCCAAAATCTAGCTTTAGAGGTTTTATATTGCGATAACAATCAACTTACGGATTTAGATGTTAGAAAAAATGTAAATTTATTAATTTTATCTTGTAATAGTAATCAACTAACGAATCTAGCGGTTGGAGATACGATAGGGAATGTAAGATGTAATAATAACCAGTTAAAAGATATTAGTTTTTTACCAGATTATTTTACTGACGATAATGATGATTACCAAGCAATGGATCAAACATTAGTAAGTCCAACCCAAACCACACAAAATAATAAACTTGTATACGCTGTTCCGACAGACCTGTTAGATAAGGATGGTAATATTGTTTCCATCATCAAACCAGAAAACGGCGGAATTTATGATGCAGCTACTAGAACGATTACGTGGGAAAATTTACCAGATAACGGTGAAGTAAGCTACACATTTGAAAATGAAGATTATGGTAGATTTTCCGGAAGAGTTACTGTGCCATATACTGGCAAAGAAACTATCAGTATTTCTAGTGATGACGAGATTAGTTACAAAGAAGGCACTACAAAAACAGAAGCAGCCTTCCTTGCCGATATTCATGCAAGCGTAACTCCAGCAACAGAAACCATCACTAGCAATTTCGCAGACGTAGTAGACTTCCAAACACCAGGTAAATACCTTGTAACTCTAAGCGTGGCAGGATCAGATATTACGAAAGACGTTATTGTGTATGTGACAGCAGAACCAAGTACAGATAATCCTGTCGCTCCTACTCCACCGAAAGATAAAGATGATACAGATGTTAACAGTGGGAAAAGTACGGACAAACAACCTGTGAAAGTAGTCGAAAAGCAGTTACCAAAAACAGGTGATATTACTAGCTTAAGTTTGTCATTAGCTGGAATTGTTTGCTTAAGCTTTGGTATTCTATTTTTCATCAAACGAAAGAAAAAACAGTCTAATAGTGATTAA